Proteins co-encoded in one Stenotrophomonas maltophilia genomic window:
- a CDS encoding rod shape-determining protein: MFKKLRGMFSNDLSIDLGTANTLIYVRGQGIVLNEPSVVAVRQDRAIGGTRSVAAVGAEAKQMLGRTPGHITTIRPMKDGVIADFTYTEAMLKHFIKKVHKSRVLRPSPRVLVCVPAGSTQVERRAIKESAEEAGARDVYLIEEPMAAAIGAGMPVTEARGSMVIDIGGGTTEVAVISLNGIVYSASVRIGGDRFDESITNYVRRNHGMLIGEATAERIKVELGCAYPQAEVQELEISGRNLAEGVPKMIKISSNEVLEALHEPLSGIVSAVKLALEQTPPELCADVAERGIVLTGGGALLRDLDRLISEETGLHVQVADDPLTCVARGGGRALELVDMHGNEFFAPE; the protein is encoded by the coding sequence ATGTTCAAGAAACTCCGTGGCATGTTCTCCAACGACCTGTCCATTGACCTGGGCACGGCCAACACCCTCATCTACGTGCGCGGGCAGGGGATCGTGCTGAACGAGCCGTCGGTCGTGGCCGTGCGCCAGGACCGTGCCATCGGTGGCACCCGCTCGGTGGCAGCCGTAGGCGCCGAAGCCAAGCAGATGCTGGGCCGTACCCCGGGCCACATCACCACCATCCGCCCGATGAAGGACGGCGTCATCGCCGACTTCACCTACACCGAGGCGATGCTCAAGCACTTCATCAAGAAGGTGCACAAGTCGCGCGTGCTGCGCCCGAGCCCGCGCGTGCTGGTCTGCGTGCCGGCCGGTTCGACCCAGGTCGAGCGCCGCGCGATCAAGGAATCGGCCGAGGAAGCCGGTGCCCGTGACGTGTACCTGATCGAAGAGCCGATGGCCGCCGCGATCGGCGCCGGCATGCCGGTTACCGAAGCCCGTGGTTCGATGGTCATCGACATCGGCGGCGGCACCACCGAAGTGGCGGTGATCTCGCTCAACGGCATCGTCTATTCGGCCTCGGTCCGCATCGGCGGCGACCGCTTCGACGAGTCGATCACCAACTATGTGCGCCGCAACCACGGCATGCTGATCGGTGAAGCCACCGCCGAGCGCATCAAGGTCGAACTGGGCTGTGCCTACCCGCAGGCCGAAGTGCAGGAACTGGAAATCTCTGGCCGCAACCTCGCCGAGGGCGTGCCGAAGATGATCAAGATCAGCTCCAACGAGGTGCTCGAGGCCCTGCACGAACCGCTGTCGGGCATCGTCAGCGCGGTCAAGCTGGCGCTGGAGCAGACCCCGCCGGAACTGTGCGCCGACGTCGCCGAGCGCGGCATCGTGCTGACCGGTGGCGGCGCCCTGCTGCGTGACCTGGACCGCCTGATCTCCGAGGAAACCGGCCTGCACGTGCAGGTGGCCGACGATCCGCTGACCTGCGTGGCCCGCGGTGGCGGTCGTGCGCTGGAGCTGGTGGACATGCACGGCAACGAGTTCTTTGCGCCGGAATAA
- a CDS encoding HAD family hydrolase translates to MAAAGSAVHALSAIRHWVFDMDGTLTIAVHDFAAIRRALQIAAEEDILDHIAALPDAPAQAKRAWLLDHERALAEDALPAPGAVKLLRALAAAGCRLGILTRNDHALAKLTLEAIGVGALFDDADIIGRDEAVPKPSPDGLQQHLRRWGVAAAEAVMVGDHAYDLECGRAAGTHTVLVNLPENPWPGSADWHFADCRALQAAWQAA, encoded by the coding sequence ATGGCGGCGGCGGGCAGCGCAGTGCACGCGTTGTCCGCGATCCGCCACTGGGTGTTCGACATGGACGGCACGCTTACCATCGCCGTGCATGATTTCGCCGCGATCCGCCGCGCGCTGCAGATCGCCGCCGAGGAAGACATCCTCGACCATATCGCGGCGTTGCCGGACGCACCGGCGCAGGCCAAGCGCGCGTGGCTGCTGGATCATGAGCGCGCGCTGGCCGAGGACGCGCTGCCGGCGCCGGGCGCGGTGAAGCTGCTGCGCGCGCTGGCGGCCGCGGGCTGCCGACTGGGCATCCTCACCCGCAACGACCACGCGCTGGCGAAACTGACGCTGGAGGCAATCGGGGTGGGCGCGCTGTTCGACGACGCCGACATCATCGGCCGCGACGAAGCGGTGCCCAAGCCGTCACCGGATGGCCTGCAGCAGCACCTGCGGCGCTGGGGCGTGGCAGCGGCGGAGGCGGTGATGGTGGGTGACCACGCCTACGATCTGGAATGCGGCCGCGCGGCGGGCACGCATACCGTGCTGGTCAACCTGCCGGAGAACCCGTGGCCGGGCAGCGCCGATTGGCATTTCGCCGATTGCCGCGCGCTGCAGGCGGCGTGGCAGGCCGCATGA
- a CDS encoding carbohydrate kinase family protein, translated as MSALICGSLAFDTIMVFPDQFKNHILPDKVHILNVSFLVPRMRREFGGCAGNIAYNLHLLGGQPIPMGTVGSDFGPYREYFEGLGIDLSRVRVIDELFTPQAFITTDHDNNQITAFHPGAMMRSYENHVRGVPGVTLGLVGPDGREGMIQNALEFHEDGIPFIFDPGQAMPLFNGPELRAFIEQADYVVVNDYESNLLQERTGWDEQEIVSRVKAYITTRGPKGAVIHTPEKSYDIPPAHERRVVDPTGCGDAFRAGLIYGIQKGYDWLTIGRMGNLMGALKVEHPGTQNQRFTFDEFNEQFKQQFGYALGA; from the coding sequence ATGTCCGCTCTGATCTGTGGTTCTCTTGCCTTCGACACCATCATGGTGTTCCCGGACCAGTTCAAGAATCACATCCTGCCGGACAAGGTGCACATCCTGAACGTGTCCTTCCTGGTCCCGCGCATGCGCCGCGAGTTCGGCGGCTGCGCCGGCAACATCGCCTACAACCTGCACCTGCTGGGCGGCCAGCCGATCCCGATGGGCACCGTGGGTTCGGACTTCGGCCCGTATCGCGAGTACTTCGAAGGCCTGGGCATCGACCTGTCGCGCGTGCGGGTGATCGATGAGCTGTTCACCCCGCAGGCGTTCATCACCACCGACCACGACAACAACCAGATCACCGCCTTCCACCCGGGCGCGATGATGCGTTCCTACGAAAACCACGTGCGCGGCGTGCCGGGCGTGACCCTGGGCCTGGTCGGCCCGGACGGCCGCGAGGGCATGATCCAGAACGCGCTGGAATTCCACGAGGACGGTATTCCGTTCATCTTCGACCCGGGCCAGGCCATGCCGCTGTTCAACGGCCCGGAGCTGCGCGCCTTCATCGAACAGGCCGACTACGTGGTGGTCAACGACTACGAGTCGAACCTGCTGCAGGAGCGCACCGGCTGGGACGAACAGGAAATCGTCAGCCGGGTGAAGGCCTACATCACCACCCGCGGCCCGAAGGGCGCGGTCATCCACACCCCGGAAAAGAGCTACGACATTCCGCCGGCGCACGAGCGCCGCGTGGTCGACCCGACCGGTTGTGGCGACGCCTTCCGCGCCGGCCTGATCTACGGCATCCAGAAGGGCTACGACTGGCTGACCATCGGCCGCATGGGCAACCTGATGGGCGCACTGAAGGTCGAGCACCCGGGCACCCAGAACCAGCGCTTCACCTTTGATGAGTTCAACGAGCAGTTCAAGCAGCAGTTCGGTTACGCGCTGGGCGCGTAA
- a CDS encoding M1 family metallopeptidase, which translates to MRNPLILLPLAVALAAGCSQEAAAPAAAPTAEKAPAAPVNAENRSHDESSYAEPDKVVIKDIALDLKLDFDQKQIGGTATYTLEWKQKDAKQLVLDTRELTVSKVEAVAADGARSPLKFELAPVDKVFGSKLTIEAPEQPAKVEVSYHTAPTASGLQWLAPSMTEGKKLPFMFSQSQAIHARSWVPLQDTPSVRFTYSAHVVSRPDVMVLMSADNDPKAARDGDYTFKMPQPIPSYLLAIAAGDLVFEPISGRSGVWAEPTMVNKAAKEFEDTEKMIGAAEKLYGEYRWGRYDMLVLPPSFPFGGMENPRLTFATPTVIVGDKSLVSLVAHELAHSWSGNLVTNASWKDIWLNEGFTTYVQGRITEALYGKEMAEMEKQIDQTDLLAEVKDMSPADQALALPPLNERDPDEVLSQVAYVKGSWFLEFLEQRFGRETFDPFLRGWFDDHAFQSANTDQFVDYMKKNLLPKNPSAVTEAELKAWLDEPGIPAFAAKAQSRNFSSVDTARIAFASAGTVPSSQVIADWSTQEWVRFIDGLGATQPLDKLATLDKAFHFTGTPNGEIAMRWYPLAIRSGYEQANEGAAAFIERVGRRKLIMPIYAELVKTPKGLELAKQAFEKAKPGYHPITTASVQDMLAKAEAK; encoded by the coding sequence ATGCGTAATCCGCTGATCCTCCTTCCGCTGGCCGTGGCCCTGGCCGCCGGCTGCTCCCAGGAGGCGGCCGCGCCCGCCGCCGCTCCGACTGCCGAAAAGGCCCCTGCCGCCCCCGTGAACGCCGAGAACCGCAGCCACGACGAGAGCTCGTACGCCGAGCCGGACAAGGTCGTCATCAAGGACATCGCGCTGGATCTGAAGCTGGACTTCGACCAGAAGCAGATCGGCGGCACCGCCACCTACACCCTGGAATGGAAGCAGAAGGACGCCAAGCAGCTGGTGCTCGACACCCGCGAGCTGACCGTGTCCAAGGTCGAGGCCGTCGCCGCCGATGGCGCGCGCAGCCCGCTGAAGTTCGAGCTGGCCCCGGTCGACAAGGTGTTCGGCAGCAAGCTGACCATCGAGGCCCCGGAACAGCCGGCCAAGGTGGAAGTGAGCTACCACACCGCGCCGACCGCCTCGGGCCTGCAGTGGCTGGCGCCGTCGATGACCGAGGGCAAGAAGCTGCCCTTCATGTTCAGCCAGTCGCAGGCCATCCACGCCCGTTCGTGGGTGCCGCTGCAGGACACCCCGAGCGTGCGCTTCACCTACAGCGCGCACGTGGTCTCGCGCCCGGACGTGATGGTGCTGATGAGCGCCGACAACGATCCCAAGGCCGCGCGTGACGGTGACTACACCTTCAAGATGCCGCAGCCGATTCCGTCGTACCTGCTGGCCATCGCCGCCGGTGACCTGGTGTTCGAGCCGATCTCCGGCCGTTCCGGCGTCTGGGCCGAGCCGACCATGGTCAACAAGGCGGCCAAGGAATTCGAAGACACCGAAAAGATGATCGGTGCTGCCGAGAAGCTGTACGGCGAATATCGCTGGGGCCGCTACGACATGCTGGTGCTGCCGCCGTCGTTCCCGTTCGGCGGCATGGAAAACCCGCGCCTGACTTTCGCCACCCCGACCGTGATCGTCGGCGACAAGTCGCTGGTTTCGCTGGTCGCCCACGAACTGGCGCACAGCTGGTCGGGCAACCTGGTGACCAACGCCAGCTGGAAGGACATCTGGTTGAACGAAGGCTTCACCACCTACGTCCAGGGCCGCATCACCGAAGCCCTGTACGGCAAGGAGATGGCCGAGATGGAAAAGCAGATCGATCAGACCGATCTGCTGGCCGAAGTGAAGGACATGAGCCCGGCCGACCAGGCGCTGGCGCTGCCGCCGCTGAACGAGCGCGACCCCGACGAAGTTCTCAGCCAGGTGGCCTACGTCAAGGGTTCGTGGTTCCTGGAGTTCCTGGAACAGCGCTTCGGCCGCGAGACCTTCGACCCGTTCCTGCGTGGCTGGTTCGATGACCATGCCTTCCAGAGCGCGAACACCGACCAGTTCGTCGACTACATGAAGAAGAACCTGCTGCCGAAGAACCCGTCGGCAGTGACCGAGGCCGAACTGAAGGCGTGGCTGGACGAGCCGGGCATCCCGGCGTTTGCGGCCAAGGCGCAGTCGCGCAACTTCAGCAGCGTCGATACCGCGCGCATCGCCTTTGCCAGCGCCGGCACCGTGCCCAGCAGCCAGGTCATCGCCGACTGGAGCACCCAGGAATGGGTGCGCTTCATCGACGGCCTGGGCGCGACCCAGCCGCTGGACAAGCTGGCCACGCTGGACAAGGCGTTCCACTTCACCGGCACCCCGAATGGCGAAATCGCCATGCGCTGGTACCCGCTGGCGATCCGCAGCGGCTACGAGCAGGCCAATGAAGGGGCGGCTGCATTCATCGAGCGCGTCGGCCGTCGCAAGCTGATCATGCCGATCTACGCCGAACTGGTGAAGACCCCGAAGGGTCTGGAGCTGGCCAAGCAGGCCTTCGAAAAGGCCAAGCCGGGCTACCACCCGATCACCACCGCCTCGGTGCAGGACATGCTGGCCAAGGCTGAAGCCAAGTAA
- a CDS encoding low affinity iron permease family protein, with product MKARNLFNTIAKKAASATGSPWTFLAAVAIVVVWGVTGPLFHFNDTWQLVINTGTTIITFLMVFLIQHTQNSDTAAMQIKLDELIRATAEANNELLDLEEMDEERLEEIRAEYERMAREAGDALDRVRACRAAPRDDEAV from the coding sequence ATGAAAGCAAGGAACCTGTTCAACACGATCGCCAAGAAGGCGGCAAGCGCCACCGGTTCGCCATGGACCTTCCTGGCGGCGGTGGCGATCGTGGTGGTGTGGGGCGTGACCGGCCCGCTGTTCCACTTCAACGACACCTGGCAGCTGGTGATCAATACCGGCACCACCATCATCACCTTCCTGATGGTGTTCCTGATCCAGCACACGCAGAACTCCGATACCGCGGCGATGCAGATCAAGCTGGACGAGTTGATCCGGGCCACTGCCGAAGCCAACAACGAGCTGCTGGACCTGGAAGAGATGGACGAGGAGCGGCTGGAGGAGATCCGCGCCGAGTACGAGCGCATGGCGCGCGAAGCCGGCGACGCACTGGATCGCGTGCGCGCCTGCCGGGCGGCCCCGCGCGATGATGAAGCGGTGTAA
- the ubiE gene encoding bifunctional demethylmenaquinone methyltransferase/2-methoxy-6-polyprenyl-1,4-benzoquinol methylase UbiE: MSESPYKAGTTHFGFRDVAAKDKQKLVGQVFTSVARNYDLMNDLMSLGVHRAWKRYYVATAQVKPGDRVLDLAGGTGDIAALLKERVGAEGSVVLGDINAGMLSVGRDRLTNRGLVLGLDYVQCNAEALPFPDNSFDLVTIAFGLRNVTDKDAGLREMYRVLKVGGQARVLEFSEVTADWFKPIYDFHSFRILPKLGKLFANDSDSYQYLAESIRKHPPQDELKAMMGQAGFERCHYKNLTGGIVSIHSGYKL, translated from the coding sequence ATGAGCGAATCCCCCTACAAAGCCGGTACCACCCATTTCGGGTTCCGCGACGTCGCCGCCAAGGACAAGCAGAAGCTGGTCGGGCAGGTGTTCACCTCGGTCGCGCGCAACTACGACCTGATGAACGACCTGATGAGCTTGGGCGTGCACCGGGCGTGGAAGCGCTATTACGTGGCCACCGCGCAGGTGAAGCCGGGCGACCGCGTGCTCGACCTGGCCGGCGGCACCGGTGACATCGCCGCGCTGCTGAAGGAGCGCGTCGGCGCCGAGGGCTCGGTGGTGCTGGGCGACATCAACGCCGGCATGCTGTCGGTCGGCCGCGACCGCCTGACCAACCGCGGCCTGGTGCTCGGCCTGGACTACGTGCAGTGCAATGCCGAAGCCCTGCCGTTCCCGGACAACAGCTTCGATCTGGTCACCATCGCCTTCGGCCTGCGCAACGTGACCGACAAGGACGCCGGCCTGCGCGAGATGTACCGCGTGCTGAAGGTGGGCGGCCAGGCCCGCGTGCTGGAGTTCTCCGAGGTCACTGCCGACTGGTTCAAGCCGATCTACGACTTCCACTCGTTCAGGATCCTGCCGAAGCTGGGCAAGCTGTTTGCCAACGATTCGGACAGCTACCAGTACCTGGCCGAGAGCATCCGCAAGCACCCGCCGCAGGACGAACTGAAGGCGATGATGGGGCAGGCCGGGTTCGAGCGCTGCCACTACAAGAACCTGACCGGCGGCATCGTTTCGATCCACTCCGGCTACAAGCTGTAA
- a CDS encoding nucleoside deaminase: protein MITTPDYQALLQTAIAEARQGLAEGGVPIGAALYHNDGRLLGCGHNRRVQEGDPSVHGETDAFRKAGRQRRYQDTIMVTTLAPCWYCSGLVRQFNIGTVVVGESRTFQGGIDWLRGNGVNVIDLDSQECVDLLGGFIAQHPEIWNEDIGE from the coding sequence ATGATCACCACGCCCGACTACCAGGCCCTGCTGCAGACCGCCATTGCCGAAGCCCGCCAGGGCCTGGCCGAAGGCGGCGTGCCGATCGGCGCGGCGCTGTACCACAACGACGGCCGCCTGCTCGGCTGCGGCCACAACCGCCGCGTGCAGGAAGGCGACCCATCGGTGCACGGCGAAACCGATGCCTTCCGCAAGGCCGGCCGCCAGCGCCGCTACCAGGACACCATCATGGTCACCACGCTGGCGCCGTGCTGGTACTGCTCGGGCCTGGTGCGCCAGTTCAACATCGGCACCGTGGTGGTGGGCGAATCGCGCACCTTCCAGGGCGGCATCGACTGGCTGCGTGGCAACGGTGTCAACGTGATCGACCTGGACAGCCAGGAATGTGTCGATCTGCTCGGCGGTTTCATTGCGCAGCATCCGGAGATCTGGAACGAAGACATCGGCGAATGA